Proteins encoded together in one Microplitis mediator isolate UGA2020A chromosome 7, iyMicMedi2.1, whole genome shotgun sequence window:
- the LOC130672129 gene encoding tropomyosin isoform X14, with protein sequence MDAIKKKMQGMKLEKDNAMDRALLCEQQARDANARAEKAEEEARALQKKIQTIENDLDQTQEAFMQVNAKLEEKDKALQNAESEVAALNRRIQLLEEDLERSEERLATATAKLAEASQAADESERARKILENRSLADEERMDALENQLKEARFLAEEADKKYDEVARKLAMVEADLERAEERAEAGESKIVELEEELRVVGNNLKSLEVSEEKANQREEEYKNQIKTLTTRLKEAEARAEFAERSVQKLQKEVDRLEDDLVAEREKNKLLQEEMEATLHDIQNM encoded by the exons atGGACGCGATCAAGAAGAAGATGCAGGGAATGAAGCTGGAGAAGGACAACGCGATGGATCGCGCCTTGTTGTGCGAACAACAGGCCCGCGATGCGAATGCGCGTGCAGAAAAG GCCGAAGAAGAGGCCCGTGCTCTccagaaaaaaatccaaactATCGAGAACGATCTCGATCAAACCCAAGAAGCTTTCATGCAAGTCAACGCCAAGTTGGAAGAGAAAGACAAAGCTCTCCAAAAC gCTGAATCAGAAGTAGCAGCCCTCAATCGTCGCATCCAGTTGCTTGAGGAAGATCTTGAAAGATCTGAGGAACGTTTGGCAACAGCAACCGCTAAACTAGCAGAGGCTTCTCAAGCCGCTGATGAGAGCGAACG cgCAAGGAAAATACTCGAGAACCGGAGTTTGGCAGACGAAGAGCGCATGGATGCTCTGGAAAATCAGCTGAAGGAGGCTAGATTCCTTGCGGAAGAGGCTGACAAGAAATATGACGAG GTCGCCCGTAAATTGGCTATGGTTGAAGCTGATCTCGAACGTGCTGAGGAACGTGCAGAAGCTGGAGAATC gaaaATCGTTGAGTTGGAAGAAGAATTACGTGTTGTTGGTAACAACCTCAAGTCACTCGAGGTATCAGAAGAAAag GCCAACCAACGTGAGGAGGAGTACAAGAACCAAATAAAGACACTGACCACTCGTCTAAAGGAG gCTGAAGCACGTGCTGAGTTCGCCGAGAGATCGGTTCAGAAATTACAGAAGGAGGTCGACAGGCTCGAGG acGACCTCGTCGCCGAGAGAGAGAAAAACAAATTACTCCAGGAAGAAATGGAAGCTACCCTGCATGACATCCAGAATATGTAG
- the LOC130672129 gene encoding tropomyosin-1, isoforms 9A/A/B isoform X13, producing the protein MAMQVQGTILDVLKKKMRQTKEEMEKYKDECDEYQKRLQVEVMRREEAESEVAALNRRIQLLEEDLERSEERLATATAKLAEASQAADESERIRKALENRTNMEDDRVGALEQQLAQAKLIAEEADKKYEEVARKLVMMEQDLERAEEKNEVSESKIVELEEELRVVGNNLKSLEVSEEKATQREENFEGQVKILDSQLKEAEARAEFAERSVQKLQKEVDRLEDDLVAEREKNKLLQEEMEATLHDIQNM; encoded by the exons atggcgATGCAAGTGCAAGGTACGATCCTCGATGTACTGAAGAAGAAAATGCGACAGACTAAAGAGgaaatggaaaaatataaggaCGAGTGTGACGAATATCAGAAACGGTTGCAGGTGGAAGTGATGCGACGAGAGGAA gCTGAATCAGAAGTAGCAGCCCTCAATCGTCGCATCCAGTTGCTTGAGGAAGATCTTGAAAGATCTGAGGAACGTTTGGCAACAGCAACCGCTAAACTAGCAGAGGCTTCTCAAGCCGCTGATGAGAGCGAACG gaTACGCAAGGCACTCGAAAATCGTACAAACATGGAGGATGACCGAGTTGGAGCCCTGGAACAACAGCTTGCCCAGGCCAAGTTAATTGCCGAGGAGGCGGATAAGAAGTACGAGGAG GTCGCAAGGAAACTAGTCATGATGGAACAAGATCTTGAACGCgctgaagaaaaaaatgaagtttctGAATC gaaaATCGTTGAGTTGGAAGAAGAATTACGTGTTGTTGGTAACAACCTCAAGTCACTCGAGGTATCAGAAGAAAag GCGACACAGAGAGAGGAAAATTTCGAAGGACAAGTGAAGATCCTTGACAGTCAACTTAAAGAg gCTGAAGCACGTGCTGAGTTCGCCGAGAGATCGGTTCAGAAATTACAGAAGGAGGTCGACAGGCTCGAGG acGACCTCGTCGCCGAGAGAGAGAAAAACAAATTACTCCAGGAAGAAATGGAAGCTACCCTGCATGACATCCAGAATATGTAG
- the LOC130672129 gene encoding tropomyosin isoform X8, whose amino-acid sequence MDAIKKKMQGMKLEKDNAMDRALLCEQQARDANARAEKAEEEARALQKKIQTIENDLDQTQEAFMQVNAKLEEKDKALQNAESEVAALNRRIQLLEEDLERSEERLATATAKLAEASQAADESERIRKALENRTNMEDDRVGALEQQLAQAKLIAEEADKKYEEVARKLVMMEQDLERAEEKNEVSESKIVELEEELRVVGNNLKSLEVSEEKANQREEEYKNQIKTLTTRLKEAEARAEFAERSVQKLQKEVDRLEDDLVAEREKNKLLQEEMEATLHDIQNM is encoded by the exons atGGACGCGATCAAGAAGAAGATGCAGGGAATGAAGCTGGAGAAGGACAACGCGATGGATCGCGCCTTGTTGTGCGAACAACAGGCCCGCGATGCGAATGCGCGTGCAGAAAAG GCCGAAGAAGAGGCCCGTGCTCTccagaaaaaaatccaaactATCGAGAACGATCTCGATCAAACCCAAGAAGCTTTCATGCAAGTCAACGCCAAGTTGGAAGAGAAAGACAAAGCTCTCCAAAAC gCTGAATCAGAAGTAGCAGCCCTCAATCGTCGCATCCAGTTGCTTGAGGAAGATCTTGAAAGATCTGAGGAACGTTTGGCAACAGCAACCGCTAAACTAGCAGAGGCTTCTCAAGCCGCTGATGAGAGCGAACG gaTACGCAAGGCACTCGAAAATCGTACAAACATGGAGGATGACCGAGTTGGAGCCCTGGAACAACAGCTTGCCCAGGCCAAGTTAATTGCCGAGGAGGCGGATAAGAAGTACGAGGAG GTCGCAAGGAAACTAGTCATGATGGAACAAGATCTTGAACGCgctgaagaaaaaaatgaagtttctGAATC gaaaATCGTTGAGTTGGAAGAAGAATTACGTGTTGTTGGTAACAACCTCAAGTCACTCGAGGTATCAGAAGAAAag GCCAACCAACGTGAGGAGGAGTACAAGAACCAAATAAAGACACTGACCACTCGTCTAAAGGAG gCTGAAGCACGTGCTGAGTTCGCCGAGAGATCGGTTCAGAAATTACAGAAGGAGGTCGACAGGCTCGAGG acGACCTCGTCGCCGAGAGAGAGAAAAACAAATTACTCCAGGAAGAAATGGAAGCTACCCTGCATGACATCCAGAATATGTAG
- the LOC130672129 gene encoding tropomyosin alpha-3 chain isoform X3 → MDQTYTSTTRRRGHQHHPRHATRRRLDISNRGPAQCGPVGVDQQNQRNLETDDKCLKSLTLTLSLDHCPDSIKVPGQLDGELNDSIETVQLRVKPAQCGRSKDTRESSAKSQSRKVRLELNDTSNCNKRISDAGDKGVNKETTSPEPEHAVARARGDGHSDDEAPNEEDPELVELAKLRCPSERTEVTAEREARRRKRCADYPGLAFGSSIFSSDTMMKFSLIRNELQNIMSNQLKRAESEVAALNRRIQLLEEDLERSEERLATATAKLAEASQAADESERARKILENRSLADEERMDALENQLKEARFLAEEADKKYDEVARKLAMVEADLERAEERAEAGESKIVELEEELRVVGNNLKSLEVSEEKATQREENFEGQVKILDSQLKEAEARAEFAERSVQKLQKEVDRLEDDLVAEREKNKLLQEEMEATLHDIQNM, encoded by the exons ATGGATCAAACGTACACGTCGACCACCAGAAGACGTGGTCACCAGCACCATCCGCGACATGCGACCAGAAGAAGACTCGACATTTCCAACAGAGGACCCGCGCAGTGTGGCCCAGTTGGTGTTGATCAACAAAATCAACGTAATCTAGAAACAGATGACAAATGTCTGAAGTCTCTGACGTTAACTCTGTCTTTGGATCACTGTCCTGACAGCATTAAAGTACCAGGACAATTGGACGGTGAATTGAATGATTCAATTGAGACGGTCCAATTACGAGTTAAGCCCGCGCAGTGTGGCAGATCCAAAGACACTAGAGAGTCTTCTGCTAAGAGCCAGAGTCGCAAAGTCAGACTTGAATTGAATGACACTAGCAATTGTAATAAGAGGATAAGTGATGCTGGTGACAAGGGAGTAAATAAAGAGACCACGAGTCCGGAGCCTGAGCACGCGGTCGCGAGGGCTCGCGGTGACGGTCATTCAGACGACGAAGCGCCTAATGAAGAAGACCCAGAACTGGTCGAACTCGCGAAGCTGAGGTGTCCTAGTGAACGGACAGAAGTTACTGCTGAGAGAGAGGCGAGAAGGCGCAAAAGATGCGCCGACTATCCCGGTCTGGCCTTCGGGTCTTCGATATTCTCCAGTGACACCATGATGAAGTTCAGTCTTATCAGAAATGAACTGCAGAATATTATGAGCAATCAGCTCAAGAGG gCTGAATCAGAAGTAGCAGCCCTCAATCGTCGCATCCAGTTGCTTGAGGAAGATCTTGAAAGATCTGAGGAACGTTTGGCAACAGCAACCGCTAAACTAGCAGAGGCTTCTCAAGCCGCTGATGAGAGCGAACG cgCAAGGAAAATACTCGAGAACCGGAGTTTGGCAGACGAAGAGCGCATGGATGCTCTGGAAAATCAGCTGAAGGAGGCTAGATTCCTTGCGGAAGAGGCTGACAAGAAATATGACGAG GTCGCCCGTAAATTGGCTATGGTTGAAGCTGATCTCGAACGTGCTGAGGAACGTGCAGAAGCTGGAGAATC gaaaATCGTTGAGTTGGAAGAAGAATTACGTGTTGTTGGTAACAACCTCAAGTCACTCGAGGTATCAGAAGAAAag GCGACACAGAGAGAGGAAAATTTCGAAGGACAAGTGAAGATCCTTGACAGTCAACTTAAAGAg gCTGAAGCACGTGCTGAGTTCGCCGAGAGATCGGTTCAGAAATTACAGAAGGAGGTCGACAGGCTCGAGG acGACCTCGTCGCCGAGAGAGAGAAAAACAAATTACTCCAGGAAGAAATGGAAGCTACCCTGCATGACATCCAGAATATGTAG
- the LOC130672129 gene encoding tropomyosin alpha-3 chain isoform X1, with protein MDQTYTSTTRRRGHQHHPRHATRRRLDISNRGPAQCGPVGVDQQNQRNLETDDKCLKSLTLTLSLDHCPDSIKVPGQLDGELNDSIETVQLRVKPAQCGRSKDTRESSAKSQSRKVRLELNDTSNCNKRISDAGDKGVNKETTSPEPEHAVARARGDGHSDDEAPNEEDPELVELAKLRCPSERTEVTAEREARRRKRCADYPGLAFGSSIFSSDTMMKFSLIRNELQNIMSNQLKRAESEVAALNRRIQLLEEDLERSEERLATATAKLAEASQAADESERARKILENRSLADEERMDALENQLKEARFLAEEADKKYDEVARKLAMVEADLERAEERAEAGESKIVELEEELRVVGNNLKSLEVSEEKANQREEEYKNQIKTLTTRLKEAEARAEFAERSVQKLQKEVDRLEDDLVAEREKNKLLQEEMEATLHDIQNM; from the exons ATGGATCAAACGTACACGTCGACCACCAGAAGACGTGGTCACCAGCACCATCCGCGACATGCGACCAGAAGAAGACTCGACATTTCCAACAGAGGACCCGCGCAGTGTGGCCCAGTTGGTGTTGATCAACAAAATCAACGTAATCTAGAAACAGATGACAAATGTCTGAAGTCTCTGACGTTAACTCTGTCTTTGGATCACTGTCCTGACAGCATTAAAGTACCAGGACAATTGGACGGTGAATTGAATGATTCAATTGAGACGGTCCAATTACGAGTTAAGCCCGCGCAGTGTGGCAGATCCAAAGACACTAGAGAGTCTTCTGCTAAGAGCCAGAGTCGCAAAGTCAGACTTGAATTGAATGACACTAGCAATTGTAATAAGAGGATAAGTGATGCTGGTGACAAGGGAGTAAATAAAGAGACCACGAGTCCGGAGCCTGAGCACGCGGTCGCGAGGGCTCGCGGTGACGGTCATTCAGACGACGAAGCGCCTAATGAAGAAGACCCAGAACTGGTCGAACTCGCGAAGCTGAGGTGTCCTAGTGAACGGACAGAAGTTACTGCTGAGAGAGAGGCGAGAAGGCGCAAAAGATGCGCCGACTATCCCGGTCTGGCCTTCGGGTCTTCGATATTCTCCAGTGACACCATGATGAAGTTCAGTCTTATCAGAAATGAACTGCAGAATATTATGAGCAATCAGCTCAAGAGG gCTGAATCAGAAGTAGCAGCCCTCAATCGTCGCATCCAGTTGCTTGAGGAAGATCTTGAAAGATCTGAGGAACGTTTGGCAACAGCAACCGCTAAACTAGCAGAGGCTTCTCAAGCCGCTGATGAGAGCGAACG cgCAAGGAAAATACTCGAGAACCGGAGTTTGGCAGACGAAGAGCGCATGGATGCTCTGGAAAATCAGCTGAAGGAGGCTAGATTCCTTGCGGAAGAGGCTGACAAGAAATATGACGAG GTCGCCCGTAAATTGGCTATGGTTGAAGCTGATCTCGAACGTGCTGAGGAACGTGCAGAAGCTGGAGAATC gaaaATCGTTGAGTTGGAAGAAGAATTACGTGTTGTTGGTAACAACCTCAAGTCACTCGAGGTATCAGAAGAAAag GCCAACCAACGTGAGGAGGAGTACAAGAACCAAATAAAGACACTGACCACTCGTCTAAAGGAG gCTGAAGCACGTGCTGAGTTCGCCGAGAGATCGGTTCAGAAATTACAGAAGGAGGTCGACAGGCTCGAGG acGACCTCGTCGCCGAGAGAGAGAAAAACAAATTACTCCAGGAAGAAATGGAAGCTACCCTGCATGACATCCAGAATATGTAG